From the genome of Sediminibacter sp. Hel_I_10:
AGTATGTAATGGCGTTCTCAATATGCTCAATTTCTTGAAAATTAACAGCTTTCTCTGCAGATCTGGAAGTTTTGGTCATTTTTCTACCTCTGGGGATGGCGCTCCCGCAAAAAATGATGTGCTCTACACCAAAGGCATCAGCAGTTCTAAAAAGGCTGCCCACATTTGGTGCATTGGTAACATTGTCACACACCAAAGTGATTGGAAATTGCTTCTTTTTAAAATTACTGTTGTAGTGGTTGAGCTGCATGAGAGATGAGGTCCTAAAGAATTTTGTTGAGCAGATTAATTCTCGAAAGCATATTTTACAATATTGGCGCCCATTTTGAGTGCTTTTTCTCTCACTTCTGCAGGATCATTATGTACTTCTGTGTCTTCCCATCCGTCACCAAGATCACTTTCAAAAGTAAATAACACGATGAGTCTACTTTTATCGAAA
Proteins encoded in this window:
- a CDS encoding TrmH family RNA methyltransferase, yielding MQLNHYNSNFKKKQFPITLVCDNVTNAPNVGSLFRTADAFGVEHIIFCGSAIPRGRKMTKTSRSAEKAVNFQEIEHIENAITYLKLKGYYCVALEITSKSSNLMSLTFPKQKPLALIIGDENFGISQAVLDAMDHVVHIEMFGQNSSMNVVQATSITLYEMTKQLS